From a region of the Etheostoma cragini isolate CJK2018 chromosome 20, CSU_Ecrag_1.0, whole genome shotgun sequence genome:
- the arel1 gene encoding apoptosis-resistant E3 ubiquitin protein ligase 1 isoform X1, translated as MDRRFFLTFLVCSVLWIFFWEVRWKKGKESQIEEWLQGHSLSQYRHLFEDVQTLEELSLSVLSRLEEVVKEQQRWKEIAEAHILLFRDFAFQEWLCSQNLEHYYHTLKTLRCMNLDDLSQFDSQLQLSLAAWGYYYEDYLKLSTGIRILQNSRGSRDQDYEIRLVHSLAVRRLNEKWTIAGALIFGCTVALCFLIRDLMFYVIGGITVSIIAFVFTIKFLCELAARVVSFLQNEDPGRRGDRSIYDYVRGNYLDPRSCKVSWDWKEPQEVGQTMSFRVQLFYKNGQPFPAHRPVGLRVNITHIELALDIPVTQEVLQEPESNVVKVAFTVRKAGRYEVAVKLGGLNVAYSPYYKIFQPGTVVPSKTKIAYHFSTLVLTNGQQHTLQIEPRDEYGNPTSNSTSLTDEANYSIHMHSLGTVDEDGLEEYYSKSVSLNKQQCQVLLRLVLSKTGCFRARISYKDQPLSNGEFDIIVLSENEKTCVEKNVSTPGISIYFEAYLYSNGNYSSSWQLPASSFLGPQRRPSMGEEEDEHDSPVEGQPEKVKKPKKVYCYISPKQLSVKEFYLKIIPWRLFTFRVCPGTKFTYHGPDPVHKNLTLVVDDGIQPPVELSCKDRNIMAATFIRFLHKNIGGSETFQDKVNFFQRELRHIHSKRPRTKTCLKITRHSLLDSSLKATRNFSVSDWSKNFEVVFQDEEALDWGGPRREWFELVCKTLFDTSNQLFTRFSDNNQGLVHPNADRQPQLRLKMYEFAGRVVGKCLYESALGGAYKQLVRARFTRSFLAQIIGLRMNYKYFETDDQEFYKTKVCFILNNDVSEMDLVFAEEKYSKSGQLEKVVELISGGSQIAVNNENKMHYLNLLAQYRLASQVREEVEHFLKGLNELVPENLLAIFDENELELLMCGTGDINVQDFKAHAVIVGGSWHFREKVMKWFWAVVSSFTQEELARLLQFTTGSSQLPPGGFNTLCPSFQIIAAPTHSTLPTAHTCFNQLCLPTYDSYEELHKMLKLAISEGSEGFGML; from the exons ATGGACCGCCGCTTCTTCCTGACCTTCCTCGTCTGTTCAGTGTTGTGGATCTTCTTCTGGGAAGTACGctggaagaaaggaaaggaaagtcAGATTGAGGAATGGCTCCAAGGACATAGCCTCTCTCAATACAGGCATTTGTTTGAAG ATGTACAGACACTGGAAGAACTGAGTCTCAGTGTACTGAGTCGTCTGGAAGAGGTGGTAAAGGAACAGCAGCGCTGGAAGGAAATTGCAGAGGCCCATATCCTGCTGTTTAGAGACTTTGCCTTCCAGGAGTGGCTTTGCTCCCAGAACCTGGAGCACTATTACCATAC ACTGAAGACCTTGCGTTGTATGAATCTGGATGATCTAtcccagtttgacagtcagctgcagctgtctctAGCTGCTTGGGGATACTACTACGAAGACTACCTAAAGTTGTCTACAGGCATCAGGATCCTCCAAAACTCCAGGGGGAGTCGTGACCAAGACTACGAGATCCGGCTGGTACACAGCCTTGCTGTGAGGCGTCTGAATGAGAAGTGGACGATTG CGGGAGCTCTCATATTTGGCTGTACTGTGGCGCTGTGCTTCTTGATAAGGGACCTCATGTTTTACGTGATTG GTGGAATTACTGTTTCCATCATAGCGTTTGTCTTCACCATCAAGTTCCTCTGTGAGCTTGCAGCGCGGGTGGTCAGTTTCCTGCAGAATGAGGATCCAGGGCGACGCGGTGACCGCAGCATCTACGACTATGTCCGGGGAAACTACCTTGACCCACGTTCCTGCAAGGTGTCATGGGATTGGAAGGAACCGCAGGAAGTGGGGCAGACTATGAGCTTTAGAGTCCAG CTGTTCTATAAGAATGGACAGCCTTTTCCGGCCCACCGGCCAGTGGGGCTGAGGGTCAACATTACTCACATTGAATTGGCTCTGGACATCCCTGTTACACAGGAGGTTCTGCAAGAACCAGAGTCTAACGTAGTCAAAGTGGCCTTCACTGTGCGCAAGGCCGGACGCTATGAGGTTGCTGTCAAGCTGGGTGGCCTCAATGTGGCCTACAGCCCTTATTACAAGATATTTCAGCCAG GTACAGTTGTCCCATCCAAAACCAAGATAGCCTACCATTTCTCCACCCTGGTGCTAACAAATGGCCAGCAGCACACTTTGCAGATTGAGCCCAGGGACGAGTATGGAAACCCCACCAGTAACTCCACATCTCTCACAGATGAAGCCAACTACAGCATCCATATGCACTCC CTGGGCACGGTGGATGAGGACGGTCTGGAGGAGTACTACAGTAAGTCGGTGTCGCTCAACAAGCAGCAGTGCCAGGTTCTGCTGCGACTGGTTCTATCGAAGACAGGCTGTTTCAGGGCCCGCATCTCCTACAAGGACCAGCCGCTCAGCAACGGGGAATTTGACATTATTGTTCTCAGTG AGAATGAGAAGACCTGTGTGGAGAAGAATGTGTCCACTCCAGGCATAAGTATCTACTTTGAGGCATACCTTTACAGCAATGGGAACTACAGTTCCTCGTGGCAGTTACCAGCCTCCTCTTTCCTGGGTCCTCAGAGAAGGCCCTCCAtgggagaagaggaggatgagcaTGACTCTCCTGTGGAGGGACAACCTGAGAAAGTTAAGAAACCAAAAAAGGTCTACTGTTACATATCTCCAAAG CAACTATCCGTGAAGGAGTTCTACCTGAAAATTATTCCGTGGCGCCTTTTCACCTTTCGAGTATGTCCAGGAACGAAG TTTACCTATCATGGTCCTGATCCGGTTCACAAGAACCTAACTCTAGTGGTGGATGATGGGATACAGCCTCCTGTGGAGCTCAGctgcaaagacagaaatatCATGGCTGCCACCTTCATTCGCTTCCTGCACAAGAacattg GTGGCTCTGAAACGTTTCAAGACAAGGTGAACTTCTTCCAACGTGAGCTCAGGCACATTCACTCCAAGAGACCTCGCACCAAGACCTGCCTAAAAATCACCCGACACTCCCTTCTGGACTCA TCCCTGAAGGCTACCAGGAACTTCTCTGTGTCAGACTGGAGTAAGAACTTTGAGGTGGTGTTTCAGGATGAGGAAG CTCTAGATTGGGGAGGACCTCGCAGGGAGTGGTTTGAGCTGGTGTGTAAGACGCTCTTCGACACCTCCAACCAGCTGTTCACCCGCTTCAGTGACAACAACCAGGGCCTG GTGCACCCAAACGCTGACCGGCAACCCCAACTGCGTCTTAAGATGTATGAGTTTGCAGGTCGCGTCGTAGGGAAGTGTCTGTATGAGTCTGCCCTGGGTGGGGCATACAAACAGCTGGTCCGAGCTCGCTTTACACGGTCCTTCTTGGCCCAAATCATCGGCCTCCGGATGAACTACAAG TACTTTGAGACGGATGACCAGGAGTTCTACAAAACTAAAGTCTGCTTCATCCTAAACAATGACGTGAGTGAAATGGATTTGGTGTTTGCCGAGGAGAAGTACAGCAAGTCGGGACAGCTGGAGAAG GTGGTGGAGCTGATATCAGGGGGTTCTCAAATCGCTGTTAACAATGAAAACAAGATGCATTATCTCAACCTGCTGGCCCAGTACAGACTGGCTAGCCAGGTGAGAGAGGAGGTGGAACACTTCCTTAAAG GTTTGAACGAACTGGTTCCAGAAAACCTGCTAGCCATATTTGATGAGAATGAGTTGGAG TTGCTGATGTGTGGCACCGGTGATATAAACGTGCAGGACTTCAAGGCCCATGCTGTGATTGTCGGAGGATCGTGGCACttcagagagaaa GTGATGAAGTGGTTCTGGGCCGTGGTGTCCAGCTTCACCCAGGAGGAGTTGGCTCGTTTGCTGCAGTTCACCACCGGCTCCTCTCAGCTCCCCCCTGGAGGATTCAACACCCTTTGCCCCTCCTTCCAGATAATTGCTGCGCCCACACACAGCACCTTGCCCACTGCACACACGTG TTTTAACCAGCTGTGCCTCCCTACGTACGATTCCTATGAAGAGCTGCACAAGATGTTGAAGCTGGCCATCAGTGAGGGCAGTGAGGGCTTCGGTATGCTCTGA
- the arel1 gene encoding apoptosis-resistant E3 ubiquitin protein ligase 1 isoform X2 — MNLDDLSQFDSQLQLSLAAWGYYYEDYLKLSTGIRILQNSRGSRDQDYEIRLVHSLAVRRLNEKWTIAGALIFGCTVALCFLIRDLMFYVIGGITVSIIAFVFTIKFLCELAARVVSFLQNEDPGRRGDRSIYDYVRGNYLDPRSCKVSWDWKEPQEVGQTMSFRVQLFYKNGQPFPAHRPVGLRVNITHIELALDIPVTQEVLQEPESNVVKVAFTVRKAGRYEVAVKLGGLNVAYSPYYKIFQPGTVVPSKTKIAYHFSTLVLTNGQQHTLQIEPRDEYGNPTSNSTSLTDEANYSIHMHSLGTVDEDGLEEYYSKSVSLNKQQCQVLLRLVLSKTGCFRARISYKDQPLSNGEFDIIVLSENEKTCVEKNVSTPGISIYFEAYLYSNGNYSSSWQLPASSFLGPQRRPSMGEEEDEHDSPVEGQPEKVKKPKKVYCYISPKQLSVKEFYLKIIPWRLFTFRVCPGTKFTYHGPDPVHKNLTLVVDDGIQPPVELSCKDRNIMAATFIRFLHKNIGGSETFQDKVNFFQRELRHIHSKRPRTKTCLKITRHSLLDSSLKATRNFSVSDWSKNFEVVFQDEEALDWGGPRREWFELVCKTLFDTSNQLFTRFSDNNQGLVHPNADRQPQLRLKMYEFAGRVVGKCLYESALGGAYKQLVRARFTRSFLAQIIGLRMNYKYFETDDQEFYKTKVCFILNNDVSEMDLVFAEEKYSKSGQLEKVVELISGGSQIAVNNENKMHYLNLLAQYRLASQVREEVEHFLKGLNELVPENLLAIFDENELELLMCGTGDINVQDFKAHAVIVGGSWHFREKVMKWFWAVVSSFTQEELARLLQFTTGSSQLPPGGFNTLCPSFQIIAAPTHSTLPTAHTCFNQLCLPTYDSYEELHKMLKLAISEGSEGFGML, encoded by the exons ATGAATCTGGATGATCTAtcccagtttgacagtcagctgcagctgtctctAGCTGCTTGGGGATACTACTACGAAGACTACCTAAAGTTGTCTACAGGCATCAGGATCCTCCAAAACTCCAGGGGGAGTCGTGACCAAGACTACGAGATCCGGCTGGTACACAGCCTTGCTGTGAGGCGTCTGAATGAGAAGTGGACGATTG CGGGAGCTCTCATATTTGGCTGTACTGTGGCGCTGTGCTTCTTGATAAGGGACCTCATGTTTTACGTGATTG GTGGAATTACTGTTTCCATCATAGCGTTTGTCTTCACCATCAAGTTCCTCTGTGAGCTTGCAGCGCGGGTGGTCAGTTTCCTGCAGAATGAGGATCCAGGGCGACGCGGTGACCGCAGCATCTACGACTATGTCCGGGGAAACTACCTTGACCCACGTTCCTGCAAGGTGTCATGGGATTGGAAGGAACCGCAGGAAGTGGGGCAGACTATGAGCTTTAGAGTCCAG CTGTTCTATAAGAATGGACAGCCTTTTCCGGCCCACCGGCCAGTGGGGCTGAGGGTCAACATTACTCACATTGAATTGGCTCTGGACATCCCTGTTACACAGGAGGTTCTGCAAGAACCAGAGTCTAACGTAGTCAAAGTGGCCTTCACTGTGCGCAAGGCCGGACGCTATGAGGTTGCTGTCAAGCTGGGTGGCCTCAATGTGGCCTACAGCCCTTATTACAAGATATTTCAGCCAG GTACAGTTGTCCCATCCAAAACCAAGATAGCCTACCATTTCTCCACCCTGGTGCTAACAAATGGCCAGCAGCACACTTTGCAGATTGAGCCCAGGGACGAGTATGGAAACCCCACCAGTAACTCCACATCTCTCACAGATGAAGCCAACTACAGCATCCATATGCACTCC CTGGGCACGGTGGATGAGGACGGTCTGGAGGAGTACTACAGTAAGTCGGTGTCGCTCAACAAGCAGCAGTGCCAGGTTCTGCTGCGACTGGTTCTATCGAAGACAGGCTGTTTCAGGGCCCGCATCTCCTACAAGGACCAGCCGCTCAGCAACGGGGAATTTGACATTATTGTTCTCAGTG AGAATGAGAAGACCTGTGTGGAGAAGAATGTGTCCACTCCAGGCATAAGTATCTACTTTGAGGCATACCTTTACAGCAATGGGAACTACAGTTCCTCGTGGCAGTTACCAGCCTCCTCTTTCCTGGGTCCTCAGAGAAGGCCCTCCAtgggagaagaggaggatgagcaTGACTCTCCTGTGGAGGGACAACCTGAGAAAGTTAAGAAACCAAAAAAGGTCTACTGTTACATATCTCCAAAG CAACTATCCGTGAAGGAGTTCTACCTGAAAATTATTCCGTGGCGCCTTTTCACCTTTCGAGTATGTCCAGGAACGAAG TTTACCTATCATGGTCCTGATCCGGTTCACAAGAACCTAACTCTAGTGGTGGATGATGGGATACAGCCTCCTGTGGAGCTCAGctgcaaagacagaaatatCATGGCTGCCACCTTCATTCGCTTCCTGCACAAGAacattg GTGGCTCTGAAACGTTTCAAGACAAGGTGAACTTCTTCCAACGTGAGCTCAGGCACATTCACTCCAAGAGACCTCGCACCAAGACCTGCCTAAAAATCACCCGACACTCCCTTCTGGACTCA TCCCTGAAGGCTACCAGGAACTTCTCTGTGTCAGACTGGAGTAAGAACTTTGAGGTGGTGTTTCAGGATGAGGAAG CTCTAGATTGGGGAGGACCTCGCAGGGAGTGGTTTGAGCTGGTGTGTAAGACGCTCTTCGACACCTCCAACCAGCTGTTCACCCGCTTCAGTGACAACAACCAGGGCCTG GTGCACCCAAACGCTGACCGGCAACCCCAACTGCGTCTTAAGATGTATGAGTTTGCAGGTCGCGTCGTAGGGAAGTGTCTGTATGAGTCTGCCCTGGGTGGGGCATACAAACAGCTGGTCCGAGCTCGCTTTACACGGTCCTTCTTGGCCCAAATCATCGGCCTCCGGATGAACTACAAG TACTTTGAGACGGATGACCAGGAGTTCTACAAAACTAAAGTCTGCTTCATCCTAAACAATGACGTGAGTGAAATGGATTTGGTGTTTGCCGAGGAGAAGTACAGCAAGTCGGGACAGCTGGAGAAG GTGGTGGAGCTGATATCAGGGGGTTCTCAAATCGCTGTTAACAATGAAAACAAGATGCATTATCTCAACCTGCTGGCCCAGTACAGACTGGCTAGCCAGGTGAGAGAGGAGGTGGAACACTTCCTTAAAG GTTTGAACGAACTGGTTCCAGAAAACCTGCTAGCCATATTTGATGAGAATGAGTTGGAG TTGCTGATGTGTGGCACCGGTGATATAAACGTGCAGGACTTCAAGGCCCATGCTGTGATTGTCGGAGGATCGTGGCACttcagagagaaa GTGATGAAGTGGTTCTGGGCCGTGGTGTCCAGCTTCACCCAGGAGGAGTTGGCTCGTTTGCTGCAGTTCACCACCGGCTCCTCTCAGCTCCCCCCTGGAGGATTCAACACCCTTTGCCCCTCCTTCCAGATAATTGCTGCGCCCACACACAGCACCTTGCCCACTGCACACACGTG TTTTAACCAGCTGTGCCTCCCTACGTACGATTCCTATGAAGAGCTGCACAAGATGTTGAAGCTGGCCATCAGTGAGGGCAGTGAGGGCTTCGGTATGCTCTGA